The segment TTGCCGCTCGGACAGGTTCTCTCGAATATTCTTTTACTTTCTTTTTGGGAACCAAAGGAAAGGAATCCTTGGTCAACTTCTCTAAGATCTCGAACAAATCTTTTCTACCTATGATTGAGTATTCTTCCATTTTAGAAAGATTACAATCATACACGGAGCGATCGATTCGGATCTTCTCCTCAATTGATAACTGGTCTCGAACTACATAATCCGGTTTGAGTCGGGAACAAGTTTGTTTAAATTTTTCTCTTGAGACCTGAGGAATTAGAAAATCTTTTATTTCCGGATCTGAGTTCGGAGAGAGTTGCTCCTTTATCTGAACAGAATAGATTCTGGTCGCGTAGAACTGGCCTAATTTAGCTAACTCGTAAGGCTTTTCTCCCGTTCCTTCTAACGATTGTGGAGCTTGTCCTTCCCAATTTCCGGGAAGAAATACAACTGTCGTCGCTATTGCGTCGCTAGTCGCCAGAGTTAGCAGAACAAAAAGATAATTTCGGAAATTTTTTGACAATTGTGCGCTGCGAATAAATATTTTTTTACCAAAAAGTTGGCTGCTTTTAAATTTAAACGTATTCATTAAAAAATGGCTTGCGGAATCCGTTTAATGGATATATTCCTCAATTCCATCTGATCAAGGAGAAAATGATGATCAAGAAAGTAATCGTTATTGCACTGTCTGCTGCATTACTTACCTATTGCGGAGCTAATACTGCACAAAAAGACGCTACTTCCGTTGGAGACGGAGGATGGTCTTTCGAAGGTTGGGGTGGACCACCTGAGCAAAGAAACGACGGTAAAACTCCAAGAGACACTAATCCTAAAGACTATTATTACATGAAGTTCGCTTCTCGTGCTTCTGCGAAAGCTGTAGCTAAAAAAAGTCTCGCGATGATGCAGTCTACTTGCCGCGAAGCTTCTCGCTTACAAGGTGCTTCCGACGTTGTTAAGAAAATGGTCGGTGAGACTG is part of the Leptospira neocaledonica genome and harbors:
- a CDS encoding lipoprotein LipL21, which produces MIKKVIVIALSAALLTYCGANTAQKDATSVGDGGWSFEGWGGPPEQRNDGKTPRDTNPKDYYYMKFASRASAKAVAKKSLAMMQSTCREASRLQGASDVVKKMVGETVESASGVSDGEATASVIVGTSAGIVKGVGVYECKATGPGSDPNDVSKDNWEECQCVIYAKFPGGRDALVAKAQEVGK